A part of Streptomyces sp. NBC_00557 genomic DNA contains:
- a CDS encoding WhiB family transcriptional regulator: MTELVQQLLVDDADEELGWQERALCAQTDPESFFPEKGGSTREAKKVCLACEVRSECLEYALANDERFGIWGGLSERERRRLKKAAV, from the coding sequence ATGACCGAGCTGGTGCAGCAACTGCTGGTCGACGACGCGGATGAGGAACTCGGCTGGCAGGAGCGCGCGCTGTGCGCCCAGACCGACCCCGAGTCCTTCTTCCCCGAGAAGGGCGGCTCCACCAGAGAGGCGAAGAAGGTCTGCCTCGCCTGCGAGGTCCGCTCCGAGTGCCTCGAGTACGCCCTCGCCAACGACGAGCGCTTCGGCATCTGGGGCGGCCTGTCCGAGCGGGAGCGCCGCCGGCTCAAGAAGGCCGCCGTCTGA
- a CDS encoding glycosyltransferase, with translation MSVHSQTAAQAGAATPEFPRHVVTAVLVSHDGARWLPDALAGLLGQERPVQYAVAADTGSADDSARLLTESLGDANVLHLARRTGFGQAVEEASRTAPLLTPEELPYLKRPSGWDPVTRTWRDDAYDLPELPYGEPIQWLWLLHDDCAPEPDALAELLRVVDNELELGRDDVAVVGPKLRGWYDRRQLLEVGVSIAHSGRRWTGLDRREQDQGQHDHVRTVLSVSTAGMLIRRDVFEQLGGFDRRLPLMRDDVDLCWRAHAAGHRVLIAPDAVVRHAEAASRERRAVDCVGRTAASPHKVDKAGAVYTLLVNTRGAALPWVFLRLVLGTLLRTVAYLVGKVPGQAVDEIRGLLGTLLRPERIIAARRRRGRPQIDKTELRRLFPPPGATIRATVEQLAANFTSGTDDTSAAGRHGGAVESGPGGDDAEFLEIEQFARLKRIARRPGPVLFLALLLISLVACRALLGGGALGGGALLPAPAGVGDLWSRFADSWHPVGAGGTSSAPPYLAIVATLATILFGSTGLAVTVLLVASVPLAGFTAYFASRPLVTSRLLRAWAAVAYAFLPATTGALAGGRIGTSVLAVLLPLIARAGIAASGLANRSGARGSWRATWAYALLLTITTAFTPIVWPIALLLGIGVLVLRRGDLTAHALRLLAQLGTPLLVLAPWSLTLFPAGFFKEAGLAYGPSAASASDLLGASPGGPGTVHGLMLIGIVLAALAALLRSERQLAVRTAWAVALLGLVFAVLSNRSAWAGPATLVYGIALLAAAALGADGARARVAEQSFGWRQPVAALIAFASAAGPLLVAAGWMIRGADGPLERRDPTQVPAFVAEDSTTGDRARTLILDSDSPARVRYTLVRGSGARMGDAEAGAADGADARLDKVVANLVAGSGADQTDELGGFAVRYVLVRQGAPRDITRVLDTTPGLTRLSQQHGSALYRVDQEVSRAAIVPAGGSDAGRPVSAGPVEIHTTVPAGSAGRVLRLADTASDGWTATLNGKPLTRTTVDGWAQGFQLPADEGRLDVTYDDPITHTAWLWAQGALAVVLVVLALPGRRRDVDDDLPEEEPLPAQATAGEGRRARRLRAQAEEQAAGEQTAGEQPTAPPLPEEAPAAVPHQQGYGEWEQDSYANAGYADYGTGQYQDGAPYQPSGHDQHTYPADPYQQPGQYDPYAYDGTGGPLPYDPTAYQQGYHPAYDAQQGYDAQQGYDPAQHPHGTGSERPDGSQQ, from the coding sequence ATGTCCGTGCACAGCCAAACGGCAGCCCAAGCCGGCGCCGCCACACCTGAGTTCCCGCGCCATGTGGTGACCGCGGTCCTCGTCTCCCACGACGGCGCCCGCTGGCTGCCCGACGCCCTCGCCGGGCTGCTCGGCCAGGAGCGCCCCGTGCAGTACGCGGTCGCCGCCGACACCGGGAGCGCGGACGACTCCGCCCGGCTGCTCACCGAGTCCCTCGGCGACGCGAACGTCCTGCACCTCGCCCGCCGCACCGGCTTCGGCCAAGCCGTCGAGGAGGCGAGCCGCACCGCCCCGCTGCTCACCCCCGAAGAGCTGCCCTACCTCAAGCGCCCCAGCGGCTGGGACCCCGTCACGCGCACATGGCGTGACGACGCGTACGACCTGCCCGAACTGCCGTACGGCGAGCCCATCCAGTGGCTCTGGCTGCTGCACGACGACTGCGCCCCCGAACCCGACGCCCTCGCCGAACTGCTGCGGGTCGTCGACAACGAACTGGAGCTGGGCCGCGACGACGTGGCGGTCGTCGGCCCCAAGCTGCGCGGCTGGTACGACCGCAGGCAGCTGCTGGAGGTCGGCGTCTCCATCGCCCACTCCGGCCGCCGCTGGACCGGCCTGGACCGCCGCGAACAGGACCAGGGCCAGCACGACCACGTGCGCACCGTGCTCTCCGTCTCCACGGCCGGCATGCTCATCCGCCGCGACGTCTTCGAGCAGCTCGGCGGCTTCGACCGCCGGCTCCCTCTGATGCGCGACGACGTCGACCTGTGCTGGCGCGCCCATGCCGCCGGCCACCGCGTCCTGATCGCCCCCGACGCCGTCGTCCGGCACGCCGAGGCGGCCTCCCGCGAGCGCCGCGCCGTCGACTGCGTCGGCCGCACCGCCGCCTCCCCGCACAAGGTCGACAAGGCCGGCGCCGTCTACACCCTGCTCGTCAACACCCGTGGCGCCGCCCTGCCCTGGGTGTTCCTGCGGCTCGTGCTCGGCACGCTCCTGCGCACCGTCGCCTACCTCGTCGGCAAGGTGCCCGGCCAGGCCGTCGACGAGATCCGCGGCCTGCTCGGCACCCTGCTGCGCCCCGAGCGGATCATCGCCGCCCGGCGCCGCCGGGGCCGCCCGCAGATCGACAAGACCGAGCTGCGCCGGCTGTTCCCGCCGCCCGGCGCCACCATCCGGGCCACCGTCGAACAGCTCGCCGCGAACTTCACCAGCGGCACCGACGACACCTCGGCGGCCGGCCGGCACGGCGGCGCCGTGGAGTCCGGGCCCGGCGGCGACGACGCCGAGTTCCTGGAGATCGAGCAGTTCGCCCGGCTCAAGCGGATCGCCCGCAGGCCCGGCCCCGTGCTCTTCCTCGCCCTGCTGCTGATCTCCCTGGTCGCCTGCCGCGCCCTGCTCGGCGGCGGCGCCCTCGGCGGCGGCGCCCTGCTGCCCGCCCCGGCCGGCGTCGGCGACCTGTGGTCCCGCTTCGCCGACAGCTGGCACCCGGTCGGCGCGGGCGGCACCTCCTCCGCCCCGCCCTACCTCGCGATCGTCGCCACCCTCGCCACGATCCTGTTCGGCTCCACCGGACTCGCCGTCACCGTCCTGCTGGTGGCTTCCGTGCCGCTCGCCGGATTCACCGCCTACTTCGCCTCCCGGCCGCTGGTCACCTCCCGGCTGCTGCGCGCCTGGGCGGCCGTGGCCTACGCGTTCCTGCCCGCCACCACCGGCGCCCTGGCCGGCGGCCGCATCGGCACCTCCGTCCTCGCCGTGCTGCTGCCGCTCATCGCGCGCGCCGGCATCGCCGCGAGCGGCCTCGCGAACCGCTCCGGCGCACGCGGCAGTTGGCGCGCCACCTGGGCGTACGCGCTGCTGCTGACCATCACCACCGCCTTCACGCCGATCGTCTGGCCCATCGCGCTGCTCCTCGGCATCGGCGTGCTCGTGCTGCGCCGCGGCGACCTGACCGCGCACGCCCTGCGCCTCCTCGCCCAGCTCGGCACCCCGCTGCTGGTCCTCGCGCCCTGGTCGCTGACCCTGTTCCCGGCCGGCTTCTTCAAGGAGGCGGGCCTGGCCTACGGCCCCTCGGCCGCCTCCGCGTCCGACCTGCTCGGCGCCAGCCCCGGCGGCCCCGGCACCGTGCACGGCCTGATGCTCATCGGCATCGTCCTCGCTGCCCTGGCCGCGCTTCTGCGCTCCGAACGCCAGCTGGCCGTCCGCACCGCCTGGGCCGTCGCGCTGCTGGGCCTCGTCTTCGCCGTCCTGTCCAACAGGTCCGCCTGGGCCGGACCGGCCACGCTCGTCTACGGCATCGCCCTGCTGGCCGCCGCCGCCCTCGGCGCCGACGGCGCACGCGCGCGTGTCGCCGAGCAGAGCTTCGGCTGGCGGCAGCCCGTCGCCGCCCTGATCGCCTTCGCCTCGGCCGCGGGCCCGCTGCTCGTCGCCGCCGGCTGGATGATCCGCGGCGCCGACGGCCCCCTGGAGCGCCGCGACCCGACCCAGGTGCCCGCGTTCGTCGCCGAGGACTCCACCACCGGCGACCGGGCCCGCACCCTGATCCTGGACAGCGACTCCCCCGCGCGCGTGCGCTACACCCTGGTACGCGGCTCCGGCGCCCGCATGGGCGACGCCGAGGCCGGCGCCGCCGACGGCGCGGACGCCCGGCTGGACAAGGTCGTCGCCAACCTCGTCGCCGGCTCGGGCGCCGACCAGACCGACGAACTCGGCGGCTTCGCCGTGCGGTACGTCCTCGTCCGCCAGGGCGCGCCCCGCGACATCACCCGCGTCCTCGACACCACCCCCGGCCTGACCCGGCTCAGCCAGCAGCACGGCAGCGCCCTGTACCGCGTCGACCAGGAGGTCTCCCGCGCGGCCATCGTCCCCGCCGGCGGCTCGGACGCCGGCCGGCCGGTCAGCGCCGGACCGGTGGAGATCCACACCACCGTCCCGGCCGGCTCCGCGGGCCGCGTCCTGCGCCTCGCCGACACCGCCTCCGACGGCTGGACGGCCACCCTGAACGGCAAGCCGCTCACCCGCACCACGGTCGACGGCTGGGCCCAGGGCTTCCAGCTGCCCGCCGACGAGGGAAGGCTGGACGTCACCTACGACGACCCGATCACCCACACCGCCTGGCTGTGGGCCCAGGGCGCGCTCGCCGTCGTCCTGGTGGTCCTCGCCCTGCCCGGCCGCCGCCGCGACGTCGACGACGATCTCCCCGAGGAGGAGCCGCTGCCGGCGCAGGCCACCGCCGGGGAGGGCCGCCGCGCCCGCCGCCTGCGCGCCCAGGCCGAGGAGCAGGCCGCCGGTGAGCAGACCGCCGGCGAGCAGCCCACGGCGCCGCCCCTCCCGGAGGAGGCACCGGCCGCCGTACCGCACCAGCAGGGGTACGGCGAGTGGGAGCAGGACTCCTACGCGAACGCCGGATACGCGGACTACGGAACCGGCCAGTACCAGGACGGCGCCCCCTACCAGCCCTCCGGCCACGACCAGCACACGTACCCGGCCGACCCCTATCAGCAGCCCGGCCAGTACGACCCGTACGCCTACGACGGCACTGGCGGCCCGCTGCCGTACGACCCGACGGCCTACCAGCAGGGCTACCACCCGGCGTACGACGCCCAGCAGGGTTACGACGCCCAGCAGGGATACGACCCGGCCCAGCACCCCCACGGCACCGGCAGCGAGCGTCCCGACGGGAGCCAGCAGTGA
- a CDS encoding DUF5719 family protein produces MNRTTLSLIAASGALAAVTAFAAFAGPTASGASAPKAAAELPVERTSLLCPAPSISDIADTSYTSFTPVTQGTASTGTARLQAADGQLADGTDNSGTGKGAKGSKSSKGGKKTADQPVLTPKAPGTPVTGDTSGADAPALIGTADGKFAPGWTVQETTEVAAGTGRGLQGVTCTTADTDFWFPGAGTAADRTDYLHLTNPDDSAAVVDIELYGKDGAIKSPLGENQTIPPHASKPILLSTLTDERQADLTVHVSVRSGRVGASVQALDDKAGGDWLAASADPAGSLVLPGIPKDATDVRLIAFTPGGDDADLKVRLASPDGLIAPAGHDTLHVKSGMTTAADLGDVTRGEAGSLVLTPTDQSVPVVAALRVVRGKGDKQETAFIPATAPVGTRATSADNSAKGTTLSLTASTATATVRVTASAGSDGGTATTKTYTIKSGTTQDVPAPVPSGLKGTYALTVETVSGGPVYASRTLSATESGVPGFTIQPLPNDRGLVAVPKTSEDLSVLQK; encoded by the coding sequence GTGAACCGCACCACCCTGTCCCTGATCGCCGCCTCCGGCGCACTGGCCGCCGTCACCGCGTTCGCCGCGTTCGCCGGCCCCACGGCGTCCGGCGCCTCCGCCCCCAAGGCGGCCGCCGAACTCCCGGTGGAACGCACGAGCCTGCTGTGCCCGGCGCCGAGCATCTCGGACATAGCCGACACGTCGTACACGTCGTTCACGCCCGTCACCCAGGGCACGGCGAGCACCGGCACGGCCCGACTCCAGGCGGCCGACGGCCAGTTGGCGGACGGCACGGACAACTCCGGGACCGGCAAGGGCGCCAAGGGCTCCAAGAGCTCCAAGGGCGGCAAGAAGACGGCGGACCAGCCGGTGCTGACCCCCAAGGCGCCCGGCACCCCGGTCACCGGCGACACCTCCGGCGCCGACGCGCCCGCGCTCATCGGCACCGCCGACGGGAAGTTCGCGCCCGGCTGGACCGTCCAGGAGACCACCGAGGTCGCCGCCGGCACCGGCCGCGGCCTCCAGGGCGTCACCTGCACCACCGCGGACACCGACTTCTGGTTCCCCGGCGCCGGCACGGCCGCCGACCGCACCGACTACCTCCACCTGACCAACCCCGACGACTCCGCCGCGGTCGTCGACATCGAGCTGTACGGCAAGGACGGCGCGATCAAGTCCCCGCTGGGGGAGAACCAGACCATCCCGCCGCACGCGAGCAAGCCGATCCTGCTCTCCACGCTCACCGACGAACGCCAGGCCGACCTGACCGTGCACGTCAGCGTGCGCAGCGGCCGGGTCGGCGCGTCGGTGCAGGCCCTGGACGACAAGGCGGGCGGCGACTGGCTCGCCGCGTCCGCCGACCCGGCCGGCAGCCTGGTCCTGCCCGGCATCCCCAAGGACGCCACCGACGTGCGCCTGATCGCCTTCACCCCCGGCGGCGACGACGCCGACCTGAAGGTCCGCCTGGCCTCACCGGACGGCCTCATCGCCCCGGCGGGCCACGACACCCTGCACGTGAAGTCCGGCATGACGACCGCGGCCGACCTCGGCGACGTGACCAGAGGCGAGGCGGGCTCCCTCGTCCTGACCCCCACCGACCAGTCGGTGCCGGTCGTCGCGGCGCTGCGGGTGGTCCGGGGCAAGGGCGACAAGCAGGAGACGGCGTTCATCCCGGCCACCGCGCCCGTCGGCACGCGCGCGACCTCGGCCGACAACAGCGCCAAGGGCACGACCCTCTCCCTGACCGCGTCCACCGCCACCGCCACGGTCAGGGTCACGGCGTCGGCGGGCAGCGACGGCGGTACGGCGACGACGAAGACGTACACCATCAAGTCCGGCACCACCCAGGACGTGCCCGCCCCCGTGCCCTCCGGCCTGAAGGGCACCTACGCCCTCACCGTCGAAACCGTCTCCGGCGGCCCGGTCTACGCCTCCCGCACCCTCTCCGCCACCGAATCCGGAGTCCCCGGCTTCACGATCCAGCCCCTCCCGAACGACCGGGGCCTGGTGGCGGTGCCGAAGACGTCGGAGGACCTGTCGGTGCTGCAGAAGTAA
- a CDS encoding phosphomannomutase/phosphoglucomutase: MVADLSQIVKAYDVRGVVPDQWDESLAGLFGAAFAEVTGAAAIVVGHDMRPSSPGLSRAFARGAADRGADVTEIGLCSTDQLYYASGALDLPGAMFTASHNPAQYNGIKLCRAGAAPVGQDTGLAQIRELVERWLESGAPEPVDRPGTLSSRETLEDYAAHLRSLVDLTSIRPLKVVVDAGNGMGGHTVPSVFAGLPLTLVPMYFELDGTFPNHEANPLDPANLVDLQKRVPAEGADLGIAFDGDADRCFVVDENGDPVSPSAITALVAARELARHGGKGTIIHNLITSRTVPEVVKENGGTPVRTRVGHSFIKAEMARTGAIFGGEHSAHYYFKDFWNADTGMLAALHVLAALGGQDGPLSSLVAQYDRYAGSGEINSTVADQADRLAAIRSAYEGRAGVTLDDLDGLTVAAADWWFNVRPSNTEPLLRLNAEAKDEATMAKIRDEALAIIRA, from the coding sequence GTGGTTGCTGATCTGTCGCAGATCGTGAAGGCGTACGACGTACGCGGAGTGGTTCCGGACCAGTGGGACGAGTCACTGGCCGGGCTCTTCGGCGCCGCCTTCGCGGAGGTGACGGGCGCGGCGGCCATCGTCGTCGGCCACGACATGCGGCCCTCGTCCCCCGGCCTGTCCCGCGCCTTCGCGCGCGGCGCCGCCGACCGCGGCGCCGACGTCACCGAGATCGGCCTGTGCTCCACCGACCAGCTGTACTACGCCTCGGGCGCGCTGGACCTGCCCGGCGCCATGTTCACCGCCTCGCACAACCCGGCCCAGTACAACGGCATCAAGCTGTGCCGCGCGGGCGCGGCCCCGGTCGGCCAGGACACCGGCCTGGCCCAGATCCGCGAACTGGTCGAGCGCTGGCTGGAGTCCGGCGCCCCCGAGCCGGTCGACCGGCCGGGAACCCTGTCCTCCCGCGAGACGTTGGAGGACTACGCGGCGCACCTCCGCTCCCTCGTCGACCTGACCTCCATCCGCCCGCTGAAGGTCGTGGTCGACGCCGGCAACGGCATGGGCGGCCACACGGTCCCCTCGGTCTTCGCCGGCCTGCCCCTGACCCTCGTGCCGATGTACTTCGAACTGGACGGCACCTTCCCCAACCACGAGGCCAACCCGCTCGACCCGGCCAACCTCGTCGACCTGCAGAAGCGGGTCCCGGCGGAGGGCGCCGACCTCGGTATCGCCTTCGACGGCGACGCCGACCGCTGCTTCGTCGTGGACGAGAACGGCGACCCGGTCTCCCCCTCCGCGATCACCGCGCTGGTCGCCGCCCGCGAACTCGCGCGCCACGGCGGCAAGGGCACGATCATCCACAACCTGATCACGTCCCGTACGGTCCCGGAGGTCGTGAAGGAGAACGGCGGCACCCCGGTCCGCACCCGCGTCGGCCACTCCTTCATCAAGGCCGAGATGGCCCGCACCGGCGCGATCTTCGGCGGCGAGCACTCCGCGCACTACTACTTCAAGGACTTCTGGAACGCCGACACGGGCATGCTGGCCGCCCTGCACGTCCTCGCGGCCCTCGGCGGCCAGGACGGCCCCCTGTCCTCCCTCGTCGCCCAGTACGACCGCTACGCCGGCTCCGGTGAGATCAACTCCACCGTCGCCGACCAGGCCGACCGCCTCGCCGCGATCCGCTCCGCGTACGAGGGCCGCGCCGGCGTCACCCTCGACGACCTCGACGGTCTCACGGTCGCCGCCGCCGACTGGTGGTTCAACGTCCGCCCCTCCAACACCGAGCCGCTCCTGCGCCTGAACGCCGAGGCGAAGGACGAGGCGACGATGGCCAAGATCCGCGACGAGGCGCTGGCGATCATCAGGGCGTGA
- a CDS encoding cysteine dioxygenase: protein MNSDNDLQIAGDILEVPHLLQPPREHPVTVAEFVGLARSIAADRSQWAHLVRYDATTRWYHRLRTGPGYEVWLLSWVPGQGSGLHDHGRSSGVLTVLEGTLTERTERATRALAAGAQRVFAPGYVHEVVNDALEPAVSLHVYHPGLTAMPMHTAPHCEARPVTA, encoded by the coding sequence ATGAACAGCGACAACGACCTCCAGATCGCCGGCGACATCCTCGAGGTCCCGCACCTGCTCCAGCCGCCGCGCGAGCACCCGGTGACCGTGGCCGAGTTCGTCGGGCTCGCCCGCTCGATCGCCGCCGACCGCTCCCAGTGGGCCCATCTCGTCCGCTACGACGCGACCACCCGCTGGTACCACCGGCTGCGCACCGGACCCGGATACGAGGTGTGGCTGCTGTCCTGGGTGCCGGGGCAGGGCAGCGGGCTGCACGACCACGGCCGGTCCTCCGGCGTCCTCACCGTCCTGGAGGGCACCCTCACCGAGCGCACCGAACGCGCCACGCGCGCGTTGGCGGCAGGCGCGCAGCGCGTGTTCGCGCCGGGGTACGTCCACGAGGTCGTCAACGACGCCCTGGAACCCGCGGTCAGCCTGCACGTGTACCACCCGGGCCTGACCGCGATGCCGATGCACACCGCCCCGCACTGCGAGGCTCGTCCGGTGACTGCCTGA
- a CDS encoding SIS domain-containing protein gives MLDESLLDTPEGLAEADRRGLLRGAAEAGARVRTAVRHAAEAGVGDLKPDGRPRAVLIAGPGAAATHTADLLGTLAGAGSPVVRLAPSGVAPAAGALRWELPGWAGSVDLLLIATPDGTEPSLTLLTEQAYRRGCSVVAVAPAGTPLAEAVAGAHGMFVPMATAPYDQEEPLAASSPGVFWALLTPLLALLDRIGLISAPPDALQKVADRLDHVAERCGPAIATYSNPAKTLAAELADALPVVWTEGTSAGPAGRRFAAALAELSGRPALVAELPEALSAHSALLAGPLAASADPDDFFRDRVEEPPALHARVVLLRDRPISGLTAAPAARDLALSHDTPISELEPEEGGELETLAELIAVTDFAAVYLALASRA, from the coding sequence ATGCTGGACGAATCGCTGCTCGACACCCCGGAGGGCCTCGCCGAGGCCGACCGCCGAGGCCTGCTGCGCGGTGCCGCCGAGGCCGGCGCCCGCGTCCGCACCGCCGTCCGGCACGCCGCGGAGGCCGGCGTCGGCGACCTCAAGCCCGACGGCCGCCCCCGCGCCGTCCTCATCGCCGGCCCCGGCGCCGCCGCCACCCACACCGCCGACCTCCTCGGCACCCTGGCGGGCGCCGGCAGCCCCGTGGTCCGCCTCGCCCCCTCCGGCGTCGCCCCGGCCGCGGGCGCCCTGCGCTGGGAACTGCCGGGCTGGGCCGGTTCCGTCGACCTGCTCCTGATCGCCACTCCGGACGGCACCGAGCCCAGCCTCACCCTCCTCACCGAACAGGCCTACCGCCGCGGCTGTTCGGTCGTCGCCGTCGCCCCGGCCGGCACCCCCCTCGCGGAGGCGGTCGCCGGCGCCCACGGCATGTTCGTACCGATGGCGACGGCGCCGTACGACCAGGAGGAACCGCTCGCCGCGTCCTCCCCGGGCGTGTTCTGGGCGCTGCTCACCCCGCTGCTGGCGCTGCTCGACCGGATCGGGCTGATCAGCGCTCCGCCGGACGCCCTGCAGAAGGTCGCCGACCGCCTGGACCACGTCGCGGAGCGCTGCGGCCCCGCCATCGCCACCTACAGCAACCCGGCGAAGACCCTCGCCGCCGAACTCGCCGACGCGCTGCCCGTGGTGTGGACGGAAGGGACCTCGGCGGGCCCCGCCGGACGCCGTTTCGCCGCCGCCCTCGCCGAACTCTCCGGCCGCCCCGCGCTCGTCGCCGAACTCCCCGAGGCGCTCTCCGCGCACAGCGCCCTGCTGGCCGGCCCGCTGGCCGCAAGCGCCGACCCCGACGACTTCTTCCGGGACCGCGTCGAGGAGCCGCCCGCGCTGCACGCGCGCGTAGTGCTCCTGCGGGACCGCCCGATCAGCGGCCTCACCGCCGCCCCCGCCGCCCGCGACCTGGCCCTCAGCCACGACACGCCGATCAGCGAACTCGAACCGGAGGAGGGCGGCGAACTGGAGACCCTCGCGGAACTGATCGCCGTCACCGATTTCGCCGCCGTTTACCTGGCGCTCGCTTCGAGGGCCTGA
- the cofD gene encoding 2-phospho-L-lactate transferase has product MRIVVLAGGIGGARFLRGLKRAVPDADVTVIGNTGDDIHLFGLKVCPDLDTVMYTLGGGINEEQGWGRQDETFHLKEELAAYGVGPDWFGLGDRDFATHIVRTQMLGAGYPLSAVTEALCDRWKPGVKLIPMTDDRVETHVAVEIDGERKAVHFQEYWVRLRASVPAEAVVPVGAEQAKPAPGVLEAIAEADVILFPPSNPVVSIGTILAVPGIREAIADAGVPVIGLSPIVGDAPVRGMADKVLAAIGVESTAAAVAEHYGSGLLDGWLVDTVDAAAVERVEADGIRCRAVPLMMTDVDAAAQMAREALALAEEVRGA; this is encoded by the coding sequence ATGCGCATTGTGGTTCTGGCAGGCGGCATCGGTGGTGCCCGGTTCCTGCGCGGCCTGAAGCGGGCCGTGCCGGACGCGGACGTCACGGTGATCGGCAACACCGGCGACGACATCCACCTCTTCGGGCTCAAGGTCTGCCCGGACCTGGACACGGTGATGTACACGCTGGGCGGCGGCATCAACGAGGAACAGGGCTGGGGGCGACAGGACGAGACCTTCCATCTGAAGGAGGAGCTGGCGGCCTACGGGGTCGGGCCGGACTGGTTCGGCCTCGGCGACCGGGACTTCGCCACGCACATCGTGCGCACGCAGATGCTCGGCGCGGGCTATCCCCTCAGCGCCGTCACCGAGGCGCTGTGCGACCGCTGGAAGCCGGGCGTGAAGCTGATCCCGATGACCGACGACCGCGTGGAGACGCACGTGGCCGTCGAGATCGACGGCGAGCGCAAGGCGGTCCATTTCCAGGAGTACTGGGTACGGCTGCGGGCCTCCGTCCCCGCCGAGGCCGTGGTCCCGGTGGGCGCCGAGCAGGCCAAGCCGGCGCCCGGCGTGCTGGAGGCCATCGCCGAGGCGGACGTCATCCTCTTCCCGCCGTCCAACCCGGTGGTGTCCATCGGCACCATCCTCGCCGTGCCCGGCATCCGGGAGGCCATCGCGGACGCGGGCGTGCCCGTGATAGGGCTGTCCCCCATCGTCGGGGACGCGCCGGTGCGCGGCATGGCCGACAAGGTGCTCGCCGCGATCGGCGTGGAGTCCACGGCCGCCGCGGTCGCCGAGCACTACGGCTCCGGGCTGCTGGACGGCTGGCTGGTCGACACCGTGGACGCGGCCGCGGTCGAGCGGGTCGAGGCGGACGGCATCCGCTGCCGGGCCGTACCGCTGATGATGACCGACGTCGACGCGGCCGCGCAGATGGCGCGGGAGGCGCTGGCCCTGGCCGAGGAGGTGCGGGGAGCGTGA
- a CDS encoding metallopeptidase family protein, producing MDNRVPPRAAGPGPRRRDRHGRGMRGPIAPPQVPLAASRADVFADLVQDSVDRLERRWPQLADIDFLVLEVPRLDGRGEQAWNDEAVPLGGVVPARDGRRARVVVYRRPVEIRTKGRDERAALVHEVVVEQVAELLGLTPETVDPRYGED from the coding sequence ATGGACAACCGTGTACCGCCCCGTGCCGCCGGCCCCGGGCCCCGTCGCCGTGATCGTCACGGGCGGGGCATGCGGGGGCCGATCGCGCCGCCGCAGGTGCCGCTGGCGGCCAGCCGTGCCGATGTGTTCGCGGACCTGGTGCAGGACTCCGTGGACCGTCTCGAGCGGCGCTGGCCGCAGCTGGCCGACATCGATTTCCTCGTGCTGGAGGTGCCCCGGCTGGACGGGCGGGGCGAGCAGGCGTGGAATGACGAGGCCGTGCCGTTGGGCGGGGTCGTTCCGGCGCGGGACGGGCGGCGGGCGCGGGTGGTCGTGTACCGGCGGCCGGTGGAGATCCGGACCAAGGGGCGGGACGAGCGGGCCGCGCTGGTGCACGAGGTGGTCGTGGAGCAGGTGGCGGAGCTGCTGGGGCTGACTCCGGAGACTGTGGATCCTCGGTACGGGGAGGACTAG
- a CDS encoding DUF3499 domain-containing protein, producing the protein MPSRRGPLKSAVPSNVVSPVRRCSRTACGRPAVATLTYVYADSTAVLGPLATYAEPHCYDLCAEHSERLTAPRGWEVVRLLDGSAPARPSGDDLEALANAVREAARPQERAAGAGGGSRTADPMEVARRGHLRVLRSPDN; encoded by the coding sequence GTGCCGAGTCGTCGCGGCCCGCTCAAGAGTGCGGTACCGTCCAACGTCGTGAGCCCTGTACGTCGCTGTTCGCGCACCGCCTGCGGCCGACCCGCCGTCGCGACGCTGACGTACGTCTACGCCGACTCGACCGCGGTCCTCGGCCCGCTCGCCACCTACGCCGAGCCGCACTGCTACGACCTGTGCGCCGAGCACTCCGAACGCCTCACCGCCCCCCGCGGCTGGGAGGTCGTCCGCCTCCTCGACGGCTCCGCGCCCGCCCGGCCCAGCGGCGACGACCTGGAGGCGCTCGCCAACGCCGTGCGCGAGGCGGCCCGCCCCCAGGAGCGCGCGGCCGGTGCCGGCGGCGGTTCGCGTACGGCGGACCCCATGGAAGTCGCCCGCCGCGGCCATCTGCGCGTCCTGCGCTCCCCGGACAACTGA
- a CDS encoding Trm112 family protein, which translates to MPLEAGLLEILACPACHASLKEQDSELICTGQDCGLAYPVRDGIPVLLVDEARRPA; encoded by the coding sequence ATGCCGCTTGAAGCCGGCCTCCTGGAGATCCTCGCCTGCCCGGCCTGCCACGCCTCCCTCAAGGAGCAGGACAGCGAGCTGATCTGCACCGGCCAGGACTGCGGCCTCGCCTACCCCGTCCGCGACGGCATCCCGGTCCTCCTCGTGGACGAGGCCCGCCGCCCCGCGTGA